A window of the Candidatus Liberibacter solanacearum CLso-ZC1 genome harbors these coding sequences:
- a CDS encoding tyrosine-type recombinase/integrase: protein MTKHRYPYLSHETTRHGRKVWYFKKEGKRIRLPNVYGTKDFMETYADALAGRLRQKGDHGSKGTFKWLIDQYRLSGHFQSLNPTTRRVRDNLFYQIIKDSGDIPFAKITRRHLQNAVDRRSSKPSVAISFLKAISPVFKWAETCELITKNPVIGVCRPPIRTIGMHTWTMEQVEVYRKHHPINTMARLALELMLFLGLRRSDVIRIGKQHVKDSVLSIHTKKTGKQVHVPIFEDLQKCLDAVGVDRGTFLITAIGKPFSSSGSFGNWFRDRCKEAGLPDKCRAHGLRKAGATIAANAGASPHELMAMFGWSKTDMADLYTREVNSKKLAYKAAKMIADCV, encoded by the coding sequence AGGAAAGTATGGTATTTTAAGAAAGAAGGAAAACGCATACGATTACCTAACGTCTATGGTACTAAAGACTTCATGGAAACGTATGCCGATGCTCTTGCGGGACGTTTAAGACAGAAAGGCGACCATGGAAGCAAAGGAACGTTCAAATGGCTTATTGATCAGTACAGATTAAGTGGACATTTCCAATCTTTAAATCCTACTACTAGAAGAGTAAGAGATAATCTGTTTTATCAGATTATCAAAGATTCAGGTGATATTCCTTTTGCTAAAATAACACGCAGACATCTACAAAACGCTGTAGATAGAAGATCAAGTAAGCCATCAGTGGCAATATCATTTTTAAAAGCCATTTCCCCAGTATTTAAATGGGCGGAAACGTGTGAATTAATTACAAAGAATCCAGTAATCGGGGTATGCCGACCCCCTATCCGAACGATAGGAATGCATACATGGACAATGGAACAAGTAGAAGTTTACCGTAAACATCATCCTATCAATACAATGGCAAGATTAGCTTTAGAGCTTATGTTGTTTTTAGGACTAAGACGATCCGATGTAATAAGAATTGGCAAACAACACGTCAAAGACAGTGTTTTATCAATCCATACCAAAAAAACAGGCAAACAAGTTCATGTTCCGATTTTTGAAGATTTGCAAAAATGCTTAGATGCAGTAGGAGTAGATAGAGGTACTTTTTTAATCACTGCTATCGGCAAACCTTTTTCTTCTTCAGGTTCTTTTGGAAACTGGTTTAGAGATAGATGCAAAGAAGCAGGGCTTCCCGATAAATGTAGAGCTCACGGATTAAGAAAAGCAGGAGCAACTATTGCAGCTAATGCGGGTGCTAGTCCACATGAACTTATGGCCATGTTTGGATGGTCAAAAACAGATATGGCTGACCTTTATACAAGAGAAGTAAACTCAAAGAAACTTGCTTATAAAGCGGCTAAAATGATAGCAGATTGTGTGTAA